CCCACCGGGGGCTAAGATGGTTCGCTTGGGGGGCCAGACACATGGGTCCAATCGGCGTTCCTGAACTGATACTGATCTTCATCATTCTGCTCCTGATTTTCGGGGGCAAGAGGATTCCCGAGCTCGCCAAGGGACTGGGTGCCGGCATCCGCAACTTCAGAGAGGCCATGCACGGCGGCGGAG
Above is a window of Candidatus Polarisedimenticolia bacterium DNA encoding:
- a CDS encoding twin-arginine translocase TatA/TatE family subunit, with the protein product MGPIGVPELILIFIILLLIFGGKRIPELAKGLGAGIRNFREAMHGGGEQGDQKNKETKGN